In Aquimarina spinulae, a single window of DNA contains:
- the hppD gene encoding 4-hydroxyphenylpyruvate dioxygenase, with amino-acid sequence MSTNITPQNLEKIVPQAEDFLPLLGTDYVELYVGNAKQAAYYYQAAWGFQIIAYAGLETGRKDSVSYVLQQDKIRLVLTSPLQPDGDINKHINAHGDAVKVVALWVDDATKSYQETVKRGAKSYMEPTVEEDENGRVVFSGIHTYGETVHIFVERKNYNGVFLPGYMAWNKPYKTETTGLKFIDHMVGNVGWNEMNKWCEFYAKVMGFAQLVSFDDKDISTEYTALMSKVMSNGNGRIKFPINEPAEGRKKSQIEEYIDFYNGAGVQHIALATDNIIETVSALQNRGIEFLTVPASYYETVLDRVGEIDEDLAPLKELGILIDRDDEGYLLQIFTKPVLDRPTMFFEIIQRKGAQSFGKGNFKALFEAIEREQEQRGTL; translated from the coding sequence ATGTCGACCAATATAACACCTCAGAACTTAGAAAAAATAGTTCCTCAAGCAGAAGATTTCTTGCCGCTATTAGGAACAGATTATGTAGAACTCTATGTGGGTAATGCCAAACAAGCTGCCTACTATTATCAAGCAGCATGGGGTTTTCAAATTATTGCCTATGCCGGATTAGAAACAGGACGTAAGGATAGCGTTTCTTATGTACTACAACAAGATAAAATACGATTGGTTCTTACTTCTCCCCTACAACCAGATGGAGATATTAATAAACATATAAATGCTCATGGTGATGCCGTAAAAGTAGTTGCTCTATGGGTTGATGATGCTACCAAAAGCTATCAAGAAACTGTAAAAAGAGGTGCTAAATCTTATATGGAACCCACCGTCGAAGAAGATGAAAACGGTCGTGTTGTATTCTCAGGAATCCACACTTACGGAGAAACTGTACACATTTTTGTAGAACGAAAAAATTATAATGGTGTATTCTTGCCTGGTTATATGGCTTGGAACAAGCCTTATAAAACAGAAACTACAGGTCTTAAGTTTATTGACCATATGGTGGGTAATGTAGGATGGAATGAGATGAACAAATGGTGCGAGTTTTATGCCAAAGTTATGGGATTTGCACAATTAGTATCTTTTGATGATAAAGATATTTCTACAGAATACACAGCCTTAATGAGTAAGGTAATGAGCAATGGCAACGGACGTATCAAGTTTCCAATAAACGAACCTGCCGAAGGAAGAAAAAAATCTCAAATTGAAGAATATATCGATTTTTATAATGGTGCCGGAGTACAACACATAGCATTAGCTACCGATAATATTATTGAAACCGTTTCTGCACTTCAGAATCGAGGGATAGAATTTCTTACTGTTCCTGCCAGTTATTATGAAACTGTTTTGGATCGAGTTGGCGAAATCGACGAAGATCTTGCACCACTTAAAGAATTAGGAATTCTTATCGATCGGGATGATGAAGGGTATCTGCTTCAGATTTTTACCAAACCAGTCTTAGATCGCCCAACAATGTTTTTTGAAATTATACAACGTAAAGGAGCTCAATCCTTTGGTAAAGGTAATTTTAAAGCATTGTTCGAAGCTATCGAGAGAGAACAAGAGCAAAGAGGTACACTATAG
- a CDS encoding DUF3108 domain-containing protein: MKKYIIILLLITSIVPAFAQDSHKAFDSGEWFKFRIHYGLFTASYATLEIKKEKLNGKPVHHIIGTGKSSGFLSVFFKVEDYYETYIDINRVKPYRFIRKINEGGHTKNIEINFDHNENKALVFNKKHNTKKSYPIQSDVQDMMSSFYYLRNNINTSSLKKGDEQYVNMFFDNESYRFKLKFLGREVIKTKMGKIACLKFRPYVQADRVFKEEESMTVWVSDDDNRMPVRIKADILVGSIKADLDAFKGLKHPFKIIVD, encoded by the coding sequence ATGAAAAAGTATATTATAATATTGCTTTTGATAACAAGTATAGTTCCTGCTTTTGCTCAGGATAGCCATAAAGCATTCGATTCTGGAGAATGGTTTAAGTTTAGAATTCATTATGGCCTTTTTACAGCTAGTTATGCTACACTTGAAATTAAAAAAGAAAAGTTAAATGGGAAACCGGTACATCATATAATTGGTACAGGTAAATCATCTGGTTTTTTAAGCGTCTTTTTTAAAGTAGAAGACTATTATGAAACTTATATTGATATCAATAGAGTAAAACCATATCGTTTTATTCGAAAAATAAATGAAGGAGGACATACCAAGAATATAGAAATTAACTTCGATCATAATGAAAACAAAGCATTAGTTTTCAACAAAAAGCACAATACAAAAAAATCTTACCCTATACAATCTGATGTACAGGATATGATGTCTTCTTTTTACTACTTGCGTAATAATATTAATACATCTTCTCTAAAAAAAGGAGACGAACAGTATGTAAATATGTTTTTTGATAATGAAAGCTATCGTTTTAAGTTAAAATTCTTAGGGCGAGAAGTAATTAAAACCAAAATGGGTAAAATTGCATGTTTAAAATTTAGACCCTATGTTCAGGCAGATAGAGTTTTTAAAGAAGAAGAAAGTATGACTGTATGGGTTAGTGATGATGACAATCGAATGCCTGTAAGAATAAAAGCTGACATCCTAGTTGGTTCGATAAAAGCAGATTTAGATGCATTTAAAGGACTTAAACACCCATTTAAAATTATAGTAGATTAA
- a CDS encoding fumarylacetoacetate hydrolase family protein translates to MKLATIKNNSRDGQLVVVSRDLTKAVKVPEIAQTMQEALDNWDDISPKLEKVYDQLQNNTLPNTFDFDPTEAMAAIPRAYHWADGSAYVTHVELVRKARNAELPETFWTDPLMYMGASDAFIGANEDIKIEKEEWGIDFESEVAVITDDVPAGVSAKNAQKHIKLVAIINDVSLRNLIPNELAKQFGFYQSKPWTTFSPVVVTPDELDDAWSNAKVHLPLTSTLNSKVIGSPNAGIDMTFDFGQLIAHAAKSRSLMAGSVIGSGTVANQGSPNGSSCLAEVRCLEIIKNGKPSTPFMSFEDRIEIEMKNKEGETIFGKIDQVVKQYEPIN, encoded by the coding sequence ATGAAATTAGCAACAATAAAAAATAATAGCCGAGACGGACAACTAGTTGTAGTAAGCAGAGATTTAACCAAAGCTGTAAAAGTTCCTGAAATTGCTCAAACCATGCAGGAAGCTTTGGATAATTGGGATGATATCTCTCCTAAACTAGAAAAGGTGTACGACCAGTTACAAAATAATACATTACCAAATACTTTTGATTTTGATCCAACAGAAGCCATGGCCGCAATCCCCAGAGCATATCATTGGGCAGATGGTAGTGCCTATGTTACTCACGTAGAATTAGTAAGAAAAGCCAGAAATGCCGAATTACCAGAAACGTTCTGGACTGATCCCTTAATGTATATGGGAGCTTCTGATGCGTTTATTGGAGCAAATGAAGATATTAAAATTGAAAAAGAAGAATGGGGAATAGATTTTGAATCTGAAGTCGCTGTAATAACAGATGATGTTCCTGCTGGTGTAAGTGCAAAAAATGCTCAAAAACACATTAAACTTGTAGCAATCATTAATGATGTTTCATTAAGAAATTTAATCCCTAATGAGTTAGCTAAACAATTTGGGTTCTATCAATCAAAGCCATGGACTACATTTTCTCCAGTAGTAGTTACGCCAGATGAACTAGATGATGCCTGGAGTAATGCTAAAGTACATCTACCATTGACCTCTACATTAAATTCTAAAGTTATAGGATCGCCCAATGCCGGAATCGATATGACTTTTGATTTTGGCCAATTAATTGCTCATGCTGCTAAATCAAGATCTTTAATGGCAGGGTCGGTAATAGGATCAGGTACCGTTGCAAATCAAGGAAGTCCTAATGGATCAAGCTGTTTGGCAGAAGTTAGATGTTTAGAAATTATAAAAAACGGTAAACCATCTACTCCTTTTATGAGTTTTGAAGATCGTATAGAAATCGAAATGAAAAATAAAGAAGGAGAGACTATTTTTGGAAAAATAGATCAGGTAGTAAAACAATACGAGCCTATAAATTAA